The nucleotide window TCCACTTAAAAGTTACTTACAGTAAAGGTTGTCATAATGCAAAAAGGCTCAGAAttggtgcattcatgtgtttttcttttaatgttgcagctgttaAAGGTGGAGTCAATCACTTGAAGTGTCCTTATTGTTACTTCAGTCCGGTGTTTGAGCTCCACTGTGCACAATGATGTGTGCAAAGTCTGAcacaaaaatactgttttcacattcatcgACTGGAGGAAGAAAGTTTTTCTGTGCTCAGAAAAGAGTTTTAACACACAACAGGTGTAGTacaagatgattttttttttttttttgtgatatcATAATTAGTTTGGAGGCCACCTAAAGCTCAtatgtaaatcatttgtaatcGTGCTTTGCTGCAATGTGATTTAAAGTAATTTCTGCATCTCTAAGTAATACATCTGAATACTTTTTCTTCTGAAGCTGGAGTAATGTAAAGtaccatgaaatgaaaatactaCATTGAACATTATAATAAGCACAGCACTTTGTTACTTCAGTCGTTTTAAGTAGCCCTGAACGTCTCTGCCACATTTTTATGAATTAAGACTAATGTTGGATATTTGTGCGACTCAACACTGCCACCTTGCGTCCAAATGGAGACGTTTCACCATAACTCTTTTCAGACATTAGGCGTTCtgtaaaaatatagaaatatacaATACAGTTATATAATTTCATATGTGGATGTGCAGTGTCGTGAATTAAGGTGAGCTTCAGTGTGAAAGGtttaatgtgaagaaaaaaagaaaaagaagaagaaaatcagtTAAGCCCCGCCCTCGTGCCATGAGCTAAAACATACGGAAGTAGATCCGAACTTGTCAACAAGAGAGGCCGACTGACATGGTAACGTAACTCGACTCTTGtccttttttatcatttaattgTGTTGTTACCGCTCCTTGCCTATATGTCAGGATTTCTTTGGCTACTGAAATCCTCCCTGTCGCGCTCGGAAACCTTTTCTAGCTGTGTCGCCGCCCAGAAAAACGCGTTCAAACGAAGACAGAAGTCGGGATGTTagcgttagctgttagcttgcCATGAAGCTAGCTGTTAAAGCGCTTGTAAATGAGGAAGGCGAGCAGCtgctccctcttctccctcaaAACGAAACTATATCGCAGCCTTATCTCGGGCCATTATTTAAACTTGATGGAACAAAATGAGGTATTTTTAGACCAAAACTCGAGACCCTAATAGTTGTACTTTACCGGGAATAATAGAAGACTTTGAAACTGTTTGTTTGACCGGGGTTTCATATCGGAAATGCTAGCGTCCCTGGCGTCATTGTTGAGCAGATTATGGGAAGGAAGTATCGCAGTAAACACAGTGTTCAAGAGACCTGTGTAATGTTTCCTGCCAGGATGTATAACAATATTGTCTTAATTATGGATTCTGCTGTAGTGTACTTCGGTTTTTATCAATCTCATAAATATGCCTGTATGATTAATGTGGGAGCACTTGAGCAGATTAGCTAAAATGGTCTGAACCAAATGCCACACAAGTACAAAACGACTAGCAGTAATTGACTGATACGTAATTAAAATTGAGTAGTGCTTCTGTtcagttgttttcattgtcGGTAATTGTTTGGTccacaaaatctgaaaatgaaaaggaaaaaatgtggCCAGCTTCCACGGTTTGTTTACCGtaaaattgcttgttttgtaaGTTTTAGTGCTCATAATTTAATTGTAAGTACTACCTTCACTGCTTTGGTCCGTGTGTTAGCTGGCTTACAGTAGTGGATGATAACACTGACGATTtaaggtttgtgttttttggctgACATCTAACACGCtcctcattcttcttctctttcactttgcAGGCAGAGTCTTCCTGAATAAAACCTCCGAAAATGGAGCTCCTCTGACGTTTATTTTACTTTTGGTTTTCTCAACAAGTTTTAACATTTTAGAGGAGAAGCATTACCACCATGACGGCCACTTACAACCTCTGTGGCCTCCTAGTTTTCATTATAACAGGTGAGTTTATACACGTTCATCAGTGacggtctgtgtgtgtaaggtACTTACCTCAGATGCTTATCAGACAAAGGTTTGCACTTTTCACGCCATGCAACATTTGTGATCTGTCAGCCATGGTGATGAAACACCTGCTTGActtgttctgtttttgcttgtttcatcTGCAGCATGCGGCCGTTTTGAGCCTGCCCTCTGCTCTGGTAAGGAAACTAGTCAGCACTTTATCTCATGTTGTGACCATGCTGGTTACATGCTACGATTTTGACTTCTTAACCATTGCTCCTTTTGTCCCGGTGTTTCTCAGCCCGCTGTGGGCATTCGCTCCAAGTCTTAGACAGTAAAGTGGGCGAAATCAGGAGTTCTGCTTACCACAGCTGGTCCTACCGCTTTGGCTCTACCTATGACTGCTGGATCATCAAGGGTTTGGAAACAGAACCTATCGTTCTCAGGTAAAGACACTGCAGGAAGACCAAGAAAGTTAATCACATTGGTGTCAGAAATCCAATATTGTCATAAAGCCATCTTTCATATCTTGACATCAGGTCTGTGTTCACTGATTTTACTCTAAATCTCTTCTCAGCTTTTCCCAGTTCTCCGCACGGTGTAGGAAGGAATGGGTCTCCATAAAATCATCAGCTGGCGGTGAGCCGGTTGTCCTTTGTGGCTCCAAGTTGCCACAACCAATGGAGTTCCCAGGAGGAAACATTACAGTGACGCACCATTTCCTCCCGCATCAGTTCCCAGTGTCATCTTTTCTGTTGAACTACGCCAGAGGTatgacagcatgttttttttttcttaaacattCGTAAAGCGTATCAGCTTTGGAAAATACAACAGTATTCAAGTTCTAGTTCTTCTTCACAGAAGATGAGcttaattatatatttttttacctCTCCTGTTTCTCCACGTCCAGACTCTGGCGACTGCCCAGTGACATCCTTTGAGTGCCTCGGAGGCCgctgccttcctctctcttgGCGCTGTAACGGCCAGGTGGAGTGTCTTGATGAAGGTGCTGGCCTCGGCACTGATGAACAGGGCTGTGATGCAGAAATGGAAACCCCAGAACCCCCAAAGTACGACAGCACACTGgaacaagaggccaaaccggAGTCGAACACAGAGAACCATGACAGGGACTTGGAGAGGCGTAAGGCTGTAGATAAGACTCTCGAGAGAGATCCTGAGCCTGATCTGTGGTCACTGCTGAAGGAGAgggcggaggaggaggcccaGGTGGATCAAGTGCAGCCTCAGACTCACAGGGAGCCCGTTGTGACACCCACTCCCATTGAGTGGCCCTGCGGAGGCCTCCTCCAGACCTTCTATGGGACCTTCTCCCCTCCAGCCATCCGGGGCCCCGCGATGTTCTGTGTTTGGACTCTGGATCCTCAGGACTCGAGGCCTCTGAGActtgacctgcagcagctggtgcTGGGACCTGGGGACAGACTCACGGTGTACAACAGAGAGCAAGGCAAAGGAGACGTGATTAAAATTGTGAGTTTCTAATTAAGAAATCTATTTATTGGAGCCCACACagtcacttttgtttttgtaacatGATATTCCCGCCCTGCATTTTGACAGATCACCAGCACCTCCAATTACAAATCAGTTCAAGTTGAATCTCATACTGGCCTGCTGTCGTTGACCTATGAGACCCTTCCTGGCTCAGAGGGGAGCGGCTTCAATGCCACGTTCCACGTCGGGACCTACTGCCCCCCTTGGGAGGGCCGCTGTGggggagcagcaggaggttGCTTCACCCAGGAGCAGCGCTGCGATGGGAAATGGGACTGTCCCGAGACCGGGAAGGACGAGGAGGGTTGCAGGGGCTGCAGTCCGAACCAGTTCGCCTGCGGGGTGGCGGGGCAGAGAGCGGTGGCGTCCAGTCACTTTGCTGGCAGACCGGTGTGCTACCCAGTCACAGAGAGATGCAACTACCAGCTGTACTGTGCTGACGGCAGCGATGAGAGGGACTGCACCGTGTGTCAGCCAGGGACCTTTCATTGTGACAGCGACAGGTCAGTATGCCACAGTTTCAGACAGCTTTTCAGCGCAGTTCCCAGTTAACTCGACCTTGTAAGCAGCATTTGACCGAACAGCCTCCCttcaaggtccatttagtagctgttcagctcctgttgttttgtttttatggagTGTGTGTCTTCATTGTGGTCGGGTTGGTGAATTATGAGGGCTCGGCGTGTCTTGGTTATCTTGTGTGAGTCAGAGTCTGCGTGCAGAAATGTCACCATCTAAGATTTTAAATAGAATTTTCTGATTTATGCGAGCTGAACTCTGTTTATCTTGCGGGTTGTGTTCATCATCTTGGGCTGTAATGATTAAAAAACCTTGAACTTAAACTTACATTCAGAATCTGCCTTATGTTTCCATTACTAGGGTATTATTAGAATAACTGATCAGAGATTTAGCTGTCCCATTTAAAGCATGTATAACACAAAAAGTAGAGCTTTATTATATATTACAAACCACTGAAGACATCTCAGGTCATGAGCAGCTACTGCACTGTTAAACAATATTGGAATAAAATCTATGGTTAATTGTTTACTGCGTGCATTGAAAGCAAAATATTGTTTCATGTTACGTTAATGTGTAAAATGATGATACATTACATGTTTTCAGCCAGTCTAATATTCTGTTTCAGTACCTAACCTTGTGACACGCGGCTGGTTTACAGTCTGGTCTTACCGTGGGTCATAACGGACGCCTGAGGATGCGGCCTCATGTGACACTCGGTCTCTCGAGTTATTCCTGGACGCTCTAACACACAAATGGCCCATTGTCCCATCTGCAGGTGCGTTTTTGAGAGCTGGCGCTGCGACGGCCAGGTGGACTGCAAGGACGGGACGGACGAGCTCAATTGCACCGTCATCCTGCCCCGCAAGGTCATCACCGCTGCAACGGTGGGCAGCCTGGTCTGTGGGCTCCTGCTCGTCATCGCCATGGGCTGCACCTGTAAACTGTACTCGCTCCGGACCAGGGAGTACAGGTAACTGCTGCTTTCCAGACAGTCTTGGAGTTCAGTTTTGCTCCTTCTTGTGACTTTGATTGATGCCTCAGCCAGGTTTTGTGCTAATAATGTGAGGCACTGAGTCAcgagtttgttttctttgctaCTAGCTCCAGTAGCTGCAGACACCagctctcaaacacacagcagaagcgTTCACAACACAGCCAGTACACCACGTACTC belongs to Chaetodon trifascialis isolate fChaTrf1 chromosome 23, fChaTrf1.hap1, whole genome shotgun sequence and includes:
- the lrp10 gene encoding low-density lipoprotein receptor-related protein 10 — translated: MTATYNLCGLLVFIITACGRFEPALCSARCGHSLQVLDSKVGEIRSSAYHSWSYRFGSTYDCWIIKGLETEPIVLSFSQFSARCRKEWVSIKSSAGGEPVVLCGSKLPQPMEFPGGNITVTHHFLPHQFPVSSFLLNYARDSGDCPVTSFECLGGRCLPLSWRCNGQVECLDEGAGLGTDEQGCDAEMETPEPPKYDSTLEQEAKPESNTENHDRDLERRKAVDKTLERDPEPDLWSLLKERAEEEAQVDQVQPQTHREPVVTPTPIEWPCGGLLQTFYGTFSPPAIRGPAMFCVWTLDPQDSRPLRLDLQQLVLGPGDRLTVYNREQGKGDVIKIITSTSNYKSVQVESHTGLLSLTYETLPGSEGSGFNATFHVGTYCPPWEGRCGGAAGGCFTQEQRCDGKWDCPETGKDEEGCRGCSPNQFACGVAGQRAVASSHFAGRPVCYPVTERCNYQLYCADGSDERDCTVCQPGTFHCDSDRCVFESWRCDGQVDCKDGTDELNCTVILPRKVITAATVGSLVCGLLLVIAMGCTCKLYSLRTREYSLFAPISRQEAELIQQQAPPSYGQLIAQGIIPPVEDFPTENPNETSSLSLRGILQLLRQDAANSPHRRRRPRFVRRAVRRMRRWGLIPRPPSRPSQGSSSSQQQPDAAPSGQEAAHSAPASSSSAVEAVNQPVPQKLGLLAQSQQQQQQQQQQQQQGAPPPVLPPPVASPPPPPYAPPAPSSVTPHTPPVTVPPSSPSLASIFHTLGLSISLFRASPSSSTNSMPLSTSPSFSSSSSSSDDEVLLIPLSEDTTSEDDVPMLT